In Halogranum gelatinilyticum, the DNA window GAGTGCGGTCATGTCGCCCTGTGTGAGCCAGCCGGAGGAGAGTTGCTCGCGAGCCAGTTCGAGTTGCGTTCGCGAGAAGTCGAGACTCGCGACCTCGCTGTCGTCGAACCACGTCGAGACGGGCCGGCCGTCGCCACAGCCAGCGTCGAGGACGTGGGGACTTGACGGGAGTCGCCCGGCGAGGTCAGCCAAGCGTTCCTCGTCGTGGTCTCTGTCTCCTCGCGCTCGCTGATAGTCCTCTGCGAGTTCGTCGTAGCCCGCTCGAATCACGCTCCGGTCGGTCATTGTCGGATGCTCAGGCGAGCGAAAGAAGTGTCTTGGGGTGGCGTGTGAACTCGACTCAGTTCCGGTGGCCCCAGCGGTTGCCCTCCTCGTCGTAGCGGGCGTCAGCGATACGCTCGAACTGGCTCCCGGAGAGGTCGACCTCGGCCGCGCCGACGTTCTCCTCCAGCTGGTCGGTCGTCCGCGCGCCGACGATGGGGATGCAGGTGAAGTCACCCTGGTCCATCAGCCAGCGGAGCGCGACCTGTGCGGGCGTGGCGTCGACCTCGTCGGCGACGGCTCGGATGGCGTCCAGCACTTCCCAGCCACGCGCGGAGAGATAGAAGTTCGAGAAGCGCTCGTCGAAGCTGCCGCGAGAGCCGTCGGGTGCCTTCACCTTCGTCGGGTCGTCCGGGTCGGCGCGTTCGTACTTGCCGGTGAGGAAGCCACCCGCGAGCGGCGAGTACGGGCAGACCGCGATGTCCTGGTCCGCACAGACGTCGAGATAGTCGCCCACGTCGTCGCGGTAGGCCGCGTGGAAGAGCGGCTGGGTCACGTCGAACCGCTGGTAGCCCTCGGCGTCCGACTTCCACAGTGCCTTGGTGAGTTGCCAAGCTGCCATCGTCGACGCGCCGAGATACTGGACCTTCCCTTCCTCGACGAGACCGGTCAGGGTCGA includes these proteins:
- a CDS encoding aldo/keto reductase, with protein sequence MDYRRLGSTGTKVSELCFGTWRFGREASGVLETDKEQAHDLLDTFADHGGNFIDTANVYGNPNGTSEEYIGDWLAERDREDFVLASKVYFPFDGWGEPGPNDSGLGRKHIRAQVEGTLDRLGTDYLDVYYIHRWDDETPIEETLSTLTGLVEEGKVQYLGASTMAAWQLTKALWKSDAEGYQRFDVTQPLFHAAYRDDVGDYLDVCADQDIAVCPYSPLAGGFLTGKYERADPDDPTKVKAPDGSRGSFDERFSNFYLSARGWEVLDAIRAVADEVDATPAQVALRWLMDQGDFTCIPIVGARTTDQLEENVGAAEVDLSGSQFERIADARYDEEGNRWGHRN